The proteins below are encoded in one region of Pseudomonas putida NBRC 14164:
- a CDS encoding GNAT family N-acetyltransferase, whose protein sequence is MPSLLTLQTPHLRDYGELVQVWEDSVRATHDFLPEGYIVLLREQVLRRYLDAVMLICCRDRQRICGFAGVANGRVDMLFVAPDYRGKGVGKRLLHYAIDELNAERLDVNEQNPQALGFYLHEGFEVIGRSETDGLGQPYPLLHMRLGKTA, encoded by the coding sequence ATGCCATCGCTACTGACGCTACAAACCCCGCACTTGCGCGACTACGGCGAGCTTGTGCAGGTGTGGGAGGACTCGGTACGTGCCACTCACGATTTCCTGCCAGAGGGCTACATTGTTTTACTGCGCGAACAGGTACTGCGCCGCTACCTCGACGCAGTGATGCTGATCTGCTGCAGGGACCGGCAGCGCATCTGTGGCTTTGCCGGGGTCGCCAACGGGCGCGTGGACATGCTGTTTGTTGCACCGGACTACCGTGGCAAAGGGGTGGGCAAGCGCCTGCTGCACTATGCCATCGACGAGCTGAACGCCGAGCGACTGGACGTCAACGAGCAAAACCCTCAGGCCTTGGGCTTTTACCTGCACGAAGGCTTCGAAGTAATTGGCCGATCGGAAACCGACGGCCTGGGGCAGCCCTACCCCCTCCTGCACATGCGCCTTGGCAAAACGGCGTAA
- a CDS encoding dicarboxylate/amino acid:cation symporter produces the protein MTTRQPLYKSLYVQVIVAITIGILLGHYYPETGVALKPLGDGFVKLIKMVIAPIIFCTVVSGIAGMQSMKSVGKTGGYALLYFEIVSTIALIIGLVVVNVVKPGAGMHIDVSTLNASSVAAYAAAGAQQTTVGFLLNVIPNTVVGAFANGDILQVLMFSVLFGFALHRLGSYGKPLLDMIDRFAHVMFNIINMIMKLAPIGAFGAMAFTIGQYGVGSLVQLGYLMACFYITCLLFVLVVLGGICRAHGFSVLKLIRYIREELLIVLGTSSSESALPRMLAKMERLGAKKSVVGLVIPTGYSFNLDGTSIYLTMAAVFIAQATDTTMDITHQITLLLVLLVASKGAAGVTGSGFIVLAATLSAVGHLPVAGLALILGIDRFMSEARALTNLVGNAVATVVVAKWVKEMDNDKLASELASGGAPLVDTRPTDDLGVAEGPAR, from the coding sequence ATGACGACACGTCAGCCGCTGTACAAATCCCTGTATGTCCAGGTGATCGTTGCCATCACCATCGGCATCCTGCTCGGCCACTACTACCCGGAAACGGGCGTCGCCCTCAAACCCTTGGGTGACGGCTTCGTCAAACTGATCAAGATGGTCATTGCCCCGATCATCTTCTGCACCGTGGTCAGCGGCATCGCCGGCATGCAGAGCATGAAGTCGGTCGGCAAGACTGGCGGCTACGCGCTGCTGTACTTTGAAATCGTCTCCACCATCGCCCTGATCATCGGCCTCGTCGTCGTCAACGTGGTCAAGCCGGGCGCTGGCATGCACATCGACGTCAGCACCCTGAACGCCAGCAGCGTGGCCGCCTACGCCGCCGCCGGCGCACAGCAGACCACCGTCGGCTTCCTGCTCAATGTCATCCCCAACACCGTGGTGGGTGCCTTCGCCAACGGCGACATCCTGCAGGTGCTGATGTTCTCGGTGCTGTTCGGCTTTGCCCTGCACCGCCTGGGCAGCTACGGCAAGCCGTTGCTGGACATGATCGACCGCTTCGCCCATGTCATGTTCAACATCATCAACATGATCATGAAGCTGGCCCCGATCGGTGCTTTCGGCGCCATGGCCTTCACCATCGGCCAGTACGGCGTGGGTTCGCTGGTGCAACTGGGCTACCTGATGGCGTGCTTCTACATCACCTGCCTGCTGTTCGTGCTGGTGGTGCTGGGCGGTATCTGCCGCGCCCACGGCTTCAGCGTGCTCAAGCTGATCCGCTATATCCGTGAAGAGCTGCTGATCGTGCTGGGTACTTCCTCCTCGGAATCGGCCCTGCCACGCATGCTGGCCAAGATGGAGCGCCTGGGCGCGAAGAAGTCGGTCGTCGGCCTGGTTATTCCGACCGGTTACTCGTTCAACCTGGACGGCACCTCGATCTACCTGACCATGGCTGCGGTGTTCATCGCCCAGGCCACCGACACCACCATGGACATCACCCACCAGATCACCCTGCTGCTGGTGCTGCTGGTGGCTTCCAAAGGTGCTGCCGGCGTCACCGGTTCGGGCTTCATCGTGCTGGCCGCCACCCTGTCGGCTGTTGGCCACCTGCCGGTAGCTGGCCTGGCGCTGATCCTCGGCATCGACCGCTTCATGTCCGAGGCCCGCGCACTGACCAATCTTGTGGGCAACGCCGTTGCCACCGTGGTCGTGGCCAAGTGGGTCAAGGAAATGGACAACGACAAGCTGGCCTCGGAGCTCGCCTCCGGTGGTGCACCGCTGGTCGATACCCGTCCGACCGATGACCTGGGCGTGGCCGAAGGCCCGGCTCGCTGA
- a CDS encoding YehS family protein, whose amino-acid sequence MNHNDVLRSLRYMLKVNDAKMAEIIGLSGLEVNPLVLATYLKKEEEEGFVRCPDRVMAHFLDGLVIHRRGKDDSRPPLPVELPVTNNLILKKLRVAFELKEDDLHVILKSVNFPVSKPELSALFRKAGHENYRPCGDQLLRNFLKGLTQRVRG is encoded by the coding sequence ATGAACCACAACGACGTCCTGCGCAGCCTGCGCTACATGCTCAAGGTGAACGACGCCAAGATGGCCGAGATCATCGGGCTTTCCGGCCTCGAGGTGAACCCTTTGGTATTGGCCACTTACCTGAAGAAAGAAGAAGAGGAAGGCTTCGTCCGTTGCCCTGATCGGGTGATGGCGCACTTCCTCGATGGCCTGGTAATCCACCGCCGTGGCAAGGACGACAGCCGCCCGCCACTGCCGGTCGAGCTGCCTGTGACCAACAACCTCATCCTCAAGAAGCTGCGGGTGGCCTTCGAGCTCAAGGAAGACGACCTGCACGTGATCCTCAAGTCGGTCAATTTCCCGGTCAGCAAGCCTGAACTGAGCGCGCTGTTCCGCAAGGCCGGCCACGAAAACTACCGCCCGTGCGGCGACCAGTTGCTGCGCAACTTCCTCAAAGGCCTGACCCAGCGCGTGCGCGGCTAA
- a CDS encoding DUF6502 family protein, translated as MRPLVRLMLRKGVTYTMFADLLKEVFVDVAHREFRLDGTPPTDSRVSLLTGVHRKDVRRLRSEGGMELEALPANITLGAQLVNAWTTRPPFCSAPGQALALPRLASVGGEGSFDALVATVSTDIRGRVVLDEWLRLGIVRLDEQDRVHLQAQAFVPQTGFDEKAAYFGHNLHDHASAAVHNLSGQGLPFFERSVHYDALSPASVEHVREVVAKDGMQTLLAFSRLAAELENVDGPSAEQRQRITVGLYFYTEATDPELSKTPGP; from the coding sequence ATGCGACCGCTGGTGCGCTTGATGTTGCGCAAAGGGGTTACCTACACGATGTTCGCCGACCTGCTCAAGGAGGTGTTCGTCGACGTGGCCCATCGTGAGTTTCGTCTGGACGGCACCCCGCCCACTGACAGCCGCGTCAGCCTGCTTACAGGCGTGCATCGCAAGGATGTCCGGCGGCTGCGCAGCGAAGGTGGCATGGAACTCGAGGCCTTGCCGGCGAACATCACCCTGGGCGCACAGTTGGTCAATGCATGGACCACCCGCCCGCCGTTCTGCTCGGCACCTGGCCAGGCACTGGCACTGCCGCGTTTGGCAAGTGTGGGTGGCGAGGGCTCATTCGATGCCCTGGTGGCCACGGTCAGCACTGATATCCGCGGGCGTGTGGTGCTGGATGAGTGGTTGCGCCTTGGCATCGTCCGGCTTGATGAGCAGGATCGTGTGCACCTGCAAGCCCAGGCGTTCGTGCCGCAGACAGGTTTCGATGAAAAAGCCGCGTACTTCGGCCACAACCTGCATGACCATGCCAGCGCAGCGGTGCACAACCTCAGTGGCCAAGGCCTGCCGTTCTTCGAGCGCAGTGTGCACTATGATGCTTTGAGCCCGGCCAGCGTCGAGCACGTGCGTGAAGTGGTTGCCAAAGATGGCATGCAGACGCTGCTGGCCTTCAGCCGGCTCGCAGCAGAGCTGGAAAACGTTGATGGGCCCAGCGCGGAGCAACGTCAGCGCATCACTGTCGGGCTTTATTTCTACACTGAAGCTACCGACCCCGAATTGTCCAAGACGCCAGGCCCATGA
- the tsaA gene encoding tRNA (N6-threonylcarbamoyladenosine(37)-N6)-methyltransferase TrmO produces MQHSVAPVGIVRSCFKEKFAIPRQPQLAPAARGVLELLPPFDQGDAVEGLEQVSHVWLLFLFHQALEDKPRLKVRPPRLGGNKSMGVFATRATHRPNGIGQSVVRLEGVEPGRLLLSGIDLLDGTPVLDIKPYVPYADCITDASNQMANAAPAAIAVQWGENALPQAREHALRLAEPLVELIEQCLAQDPRPAYQVPPAERVYGVKFWDVQVRWHYPQPEVIRVLEVVLA; encoded by the coding sequence ATGCAGCATTCGGTTGCACCCGTCGGCATCGTCCGCTCCTGCTTCAAGGAGAAATTCGCCATCCCGCGCCAGCCCCAACTGGCGCCTGCTGCGCGGGGCGTGCTCGAACTGCTGCCGCCGTTCGACCAAGGTGATGCGGTCGAAGGCCTGGAGCAGGTCAGCCATGTCTGGCTGCTGTTCCTGTTTCACCAGGCCCTCGAGGACAAGCCGCGCCTGAAAGTGCGGCCACCGCGTCTGGGCGGCAACAAGAGCATGGGGGTGTTCGCCACCCGTGCTACCCACCGGCCAAACGGCATCGGCCAGTCGGTAGTGCGCCTGGAGGGTGTGGAGCCCGGGCGCCTGTTGCTGTCCGGGATCGACCTGCTCGATGGCACGCCGGTGCTGGACATCAAGCCGTATGTGCCGTACGCCGACTGCATTACAGACGCCAGCAACCAGATGGCCAACGCAGCGCCCGCCGCGATTGCCGTGCAGTGGGGCGAAAACGCCCTGCCCCAGGCCCGCGAGCATGCACTGCGGCTGGCTGAACCGCTGGTGGAACTGATCGAACAATGCCTGGCGCAAGACCCGCGCCCGGCCTACCAGGTACCACCAGCCGAGCGGGTGTACGGGGTGAAGTTCTGGGATGTGCAGGTGAGGTGGCATTACCCTCAGCCGGAAGTGATCCGGGTGTTGGAGGTGGTGCTGGCCTGA
- a CDS encoding rRNA pseudouridine synthase, translating into MSEPVRLSKRLIEQLGCSRRDAELYIEGGWVTVDGVVVEQPQFKVEDQRVELLPGARVEALEPVTLLLNQAAGMDSESARASMNMATLSEAHREGVRALHGHFNRQACVAPLERGASGLQVFTQDWRVSRKIEADLRRLEQEFIVEVRGETTPQALERLARGATRNDRELPKAKASWQNETHLRMVLKNPQPGQIAELCAYLRLELVSMRRIRLGGVSMGKLPLGQWRYVATTERF; encoded by the coding sequence ATGTCCGAACCCGTCCGCCTGTCCAAACGCCTTATCGAGCAACTTGGCTGCTCTCGCCGCGATGCCGAGCTCTATATCGAAGGTGGCTGGGTCACGGTCGACGGCGTGGTGGTCGAGCAGCCGCAGTTCAAGGTAGAGGACCAGCGCGTCGAGCTGCTCCCGGGTGCCCGCGTCGAAGCGCTGGAGCCGGTAACCCTGCTGCTCAACCAGGCGGCCGGCATGGACAGCGAAAGCGCCCGCGCCAGCATGAACATGGCCACCCTCAGCGAGGCGCACCGCGAAGGCGTGCGCGCCCTGCATGGGCACTTTAACCGCCAGGCCTGCGTGGCACCGCTCGAGCGCGGCGCCAGCGGCCTGCAGGTATTCACCCAGGACTGGCGGGTAAGCCGCAAGATCGAGGCCGACCTGCGTCGCCTGGAGCAGGAGTTCATTGTCGAAGTGCGCGGCGAGACCACACCTCAGGCGCTGGAACGCCTGGCGCGCGGCGCCACGCGCAATGACCGCGAGCTTCCCAAGGCCAAGGCCAGTTGGCAGAACGAGACCCACCTGCGCATGGTGCTGAAAAACCCCCAACCCGGGCAGATCGCCGAGCTGTGCGCCTACCTGCGCCTGGAACTGGTAAGCATGCGACGCATTCGCCTGGGTGGTGTGTCGATGGGCAAGTTGCCCCTCGGCCAATGGCGCTACGTGGCAACTACCGAACGTTTCTAA